Within the Thermoanaerobaculia bacterium genome, the region CGAAGGGGGCGAACCCGAGCGCCACCAGGGCCGGATCCGTGAACGTCGTCGTCGGCGTGAACGTCGAATCGAACACCTGGACGAAACCGTCGTGAAAGTCGGTTGCGTAGAGGAAATTGTCCGACCCGACCGCGCCCAGGGCGATGCCCTTGTAGACGGCACCCGTCGCGGAGAGGTCCGCGGAGGCGGGAAGGACGGCGTTCGTGGCGTCGACGTTGGGGTTCCACCCCGAGATCGTCCCGTCTTCTCCGGCGAAGATGAACACCGCCGAGCCGCTGACGGAGTTCTCCGTGACCATGAATTGTCCCGTGCCGTTGAAGACGACGCCGGTCGGATCCGCGCCTTCCGTGTTGGCCGTGCCCGCGGGAATCGCGACGACGAGCGGGAGGGCGGTCCCGTTGCCGTCGTAGATCGTCGACGTTCCCGTGCCGTTGTTGGCGACCCAGATCGGCCCGGAGGTACTCGACGCGATGCCCCACGCGTTGACGAGGTTCGGGTCGGTGAAGGCCGCCACCCCCGGCTGGTCGGAGACCAGGTTGTGCTGAATGTATCGCTGCGCCGACGCGGTCGCCGCCGCCAGGGCGAACGCCGCCGCCATGACCGCCGCGCGCGCGGCGTGCGCTCCTCCTCCGAAGTTCGATTTCATCGCTTCTCCCTTCTGCCCGCGTTCCGCGGGCGTTCCGAGCCGCTCGCGCGTGCAATGGAAATGCCCCGGACGGGATT harbors:
- a CDS encoding TIGR03118 family protein, whose product is MKSNFGGGAHAARAAVMAAAFALAAATASAQRYIQHNLVSDQPGVAAFTDPNLVNAWGIASSTSGPIWVANNGTGTSTIYDGNGTALPLVVAIPAGTANTEGADPTGVVFNGTGQFMVTENSVSGSAVFIFAGEDGTISGWNPNVDATNAVLPASADLSATGAVYKGIALGAVGSDNFLYATDFHDGFVQVFDSTFTPTTTFTDPALVALGFAPFGIANIGGNLLVSFAKQDADAHDDVAGPGNGYIDEFDTSGTLIRQFAAQGTLDSPWGMTLAPGNFGAFSNALLVGNFGDGRVNAFDPATGEFLGQMLRASGQALTIDGLWGLHFGNGGQGGRANLLFFTAGPDGESHGLFGSIRSLPSVAKLQPRR